One window of the Magnolia sinica isolate HGM2019 chromosome 19, MsV1, whole genome shotgun sequence genome contains the following:
- the LOC131235115 gene encoding putative pectate lyase 14 isoform X2, whose amino-acid sequence MKIKYFKKELVFSRCRHGYFHVVNNDYTHWEMYAIGGSANPTINSQGNKYLAPMNRFAKEALVVKLRKGTGPNANTGVVTRVLATVGELARVCHWHSPELNM is encoded by the exons ATGAagatcaaatatttcaaaaaagagCTCGTATTCAGCAG GTGCAGGCACGGGTATTTCCATGTGGTGAACAATGACTACACTCACTGGGAGATGTATGCGATTGGCGGAAGTGCAAATCCCACTATCAACAGCCAGGGCAACAAATATCTTGCCCCGATGAATCGCTTTGCCAAGGAG GCACTTGTGGTGAAGCTAAGGAAAGGCACCGGGCCAAATGCTAATACTGGTGTTGTCACTAGAGTTCTTGCAACTGTTGGGGAGCTTGCTAGGGTG TGCCATTGGCACTCTCCTGAACTGAATATGTAG